From the Winogradskyella forsetii genome, the window GCAAAATTCTCATAATTTTCAAAAGTTGGTGATGGTGATCCTTTTGGAAGAGCTTCCCGTGTGGCTAATTTAGCACTCATAAATCGAGTCAGTTGTTGAACTGTGCCTTCTATATTTTTGTCCATCATCGCCACATGTGTAGAGTCTACATCAGTATATTCAGTTTTAACCTCCTCGTAAGCAGATTTGTAATTTTCAATTGCTTTTTCTATATCTTCTTTAGTGCCAGATGAAATAAGGTCTTCGGTAAAATGATTTTTAGCAATTAAAAAAGATTGGACGGAAAAGTTATTGATATCGGACGCATCGCCTTTAAATACCATAGAATCCGCAAAGGAGTTATTGTCAGTTTCAAAAGACGATTCATTATCGTTCTTTAAATAGATCTGACCATATTCCTTTCCATGCTGAAAGTTATAATCGCCAGCTTCGACTTTTAAAGTATCTTTAAATGTCCCATCATCACTAAGCGTTATGGTTTTTTCGTAATTTCTGCCTTGAAAAATCTTTAAGGTTTTACTCTCATCAGGGTTTTCAATCTTACCAGAAATTGTGGCGTACTCTTTAGGTTCTTCTTTGCAAGCTAATATGGTTGTCGCTAGGCAAAGTATTAATAATCGTTTCATATATCGTTTATTTTTTTCGTGTGCAAACATAGGTATTATATCGCAATGCCTAATTTAAAATTTTTATAAAACTTATTAAGATTTATGCTTTTTAAAGTATCTATTTTTTATTTGGGTTCTATTTTAAAAATTGATTGAATATGATTTTTAGATTGTATATTTTTGAAAACTGAGTATCTCTAATGATGACTTTTCTAATTTGAAACAAAATCTCAAACCTAAAAATCTTGCTGTAAAGCTCAATGCTAAGGGCGAGCAATCCGTTGTTAAAGGACACCCTTGGGTCTTTTCTAATAGTATTGTAAAAATTAATGACGATGCTGAAACAGGCGATTTA encodes:
- a CDS encoding TlpA family protein disulfide reductase; translation: MKRLLILCLATTILACKEEPKEYATISGKIENPDESKTLKIFQGRNYEKTITLSDDGTFKDTLKVEAGDYNFQHGKEYGQIYLKNDNESSFETDNNSFADSMVFKGDASDINNFSVQSFLIAKNHFTEDLISSGTKEDIEKAIENYKSAYEEVKTEYTDVDSTHVAMMDKNIEGTVQQLTRFMSAKLATREALPKGSPSPTFENYENFAGGELSLSDLKGKYVYFDIWATWCGPCIKEIPSLKKVEEQYKGKNIAFVSISVDEGRGYKGDKAAAYDGWKKMVADKDLGGIQLIADNGFQSEFVQKYQISGIPRFILVDPEGNIVNADAPRPSSDALVELFDELGI